The nucleotide sequence TTTTCATTAAGGTGATGTATATTTATacaaattttaagaatttttttttcttaattatatacTTAAATTACTCAATTAAAATATACAGATTGATCTTTAAATTATAGATTTATTTAAGATATAAGAAAtacaaaaatatcattttatatttacctttgtcattatTTCTATTAACATGAAAGAACCGTAGAAATCAGAACATATGTGATCAAAGTCGAGAGGCTGACGACTCGTTTTATTCATTACATGCGAAGAATTAAATCGAAGGAACAATACATCGTAATGAACAACGTGCACTTTTGCTATCCTCACACTGCTGTCACTGCCGCGAACCGCGGTTCCTTGGCCAAGAACTTTTGCTTCACGTACACATCCATGTAGTCCCCGAAAACGTACTTGGGGTACAGCGCTGTAGCAGAGTCGTCCTTGTTGGTCCCTGGAGCGATGGTGGCCTTCAAGGAGGGGTTGTAGAAGGAAGCGATGGAGCGGCGGTTGCCGTCGCTGGTCGTCAGCACGCGGTGCCACACGCTCTTGTACCGCCCGTTGCTGAGGACTTCGATCTGGTCTCCCGTGTTGATGACGATGGCATTGGCCACTGGCTGCACGTCGATCCACTGCCCGTCTTTAAGGATCTGCAGGCCGCCCACTTGGTCGTCTTGGAAGAGGAGGATGACGCCGCCTGCGTCGGTGTGGGCGCGAAGGCCGTTCACCATGTCCAGGCGCGGGCACGGTGGGTAGTGGCTCACCTTGGTGCCGAAGAAGGGTTGATGCTCGCCGTTTCCGGAGAATGAGTTCCTGATGGAGCCCTTCTCGAACCCCAGATTCTCATCCATTACTTCCATCACCTTCTCAGCCAGCTTCCTCAGCTCTTCCCTGTACTCCTTCATGGTCTCCCTGCAAGATTGCGCATGAAGAGCGCATACGTTAGGCACTTATAACTACATATCAATTAGCCTGACGAGCCCTGCGTGGAAGTTGATGATCACCTGAACTCTGGAGGGTTGGCCGGCCACTCGTTGTCATCCTGGAGAAGGAAGACATCCTCCCAATCCACGTTATCCAAGGGCTTAGCATCGGCGGCGTCGCTTTCTTCTTCCACCAGCTTGTTCAACAGCTGCACAGGTTTGGACGCCTTGAAGCCCTCCGCTCTGAGCCTGTAGCACTCGGAGCACACCTTCTTCACGCGTTCCAAGAGCTCCACCGGAATCCCATGGTTCACCAGCTGCAAACAGGTCAGGTAGATTCCTCTGCTTTAGTACCAGCGTCAACTCGAAAAGATCCCAGTAAGGACAAAGAAGGAACCGGTCAAATGGGATGCAAACCTGAAAGAATCCCCATTCTTGGCATCCATTGGCAATCCGTGCCAAGGTTTCAGCTCTTTCCTTCCCCTCCAACTTCGAGAAATCGATGACTGGAATGGCCATTTCTAGCGAGGAGGAGATGATGCTCTGGTTGCAAATTATGCTTCTGTATTGCTTCTCGAATGGATCGGATGAAGAGAAATGGAGCCAACTGGGACCTTTTATACTGCATCAAGCTTCCATATCAGATCTCACATACCAATCAGAGGAAATAACCGGGAACTAAGCCGTGTTCCTGGTCAAACCTTTTCTCCATGCTCAACGAAGCTGCCGTCTTATCCCATCTCGAAGTACATTTCACAAGGAAATCAGCTCATGAAATGAACGACCAAAACGTTATGACGCAGCTCGACTTGGAAAATCTTAGATCACGTTGATAAGATGTCTACCCAACCCCGCCCCCACCATACCAAACCTTGACTGGCTTTGACTACGAAGCATACACGAGGCTTCCTGGTTTCCATCATGGCTGTACGACATATTTCGTTTCTTCGTTACATTGTTTACAAGTTCAGCAATCTTCAGCGAACACGTACGTGTAGAATCTTAGCTGGGCTGGAAACGGGCTTCAAGATGGCAAACTGGCATACAAGTCCCAGTGAGTTCTATGGCTGGGCTTTTAATGAAGAACATCAAAGTTGGAGGAGAACCACAAGCATCATGGAGAACGCACGGAAGAGCTTATAATACCTGACACAACTTGGAATATAGGCTCCAGGTAATGTACGAAGCAAAGCACACAGACTCGACAACAGACTCAGTACGCAGTACTTGTATCATACAGATGTGCTGCACATGTCCAAGCAAGCAAGCATCTGTCGCTGATACCGACCTATAAATATACGACACTGATATACTTAGATGGTCACACATTAAACTACCCTGGAGTGTATCATCTCCTTCCTGCATTTTCACAGAGCTGCTGCCACCGCCTGAAACCTTGGCTCCTTGGGGAGGAACTTCTGCTTCATATACACGTCCATGTAGTCCCCGAACACGAACTCGGGATACGAAGCACCAACCTCCCGGGGCTGGCTTGCGACAAGCTTGGTGGCGGGAGCAATGGTGGCCTTGAGGGAAGGGTTGTAGAAGGAGGCGATGGAGCGGCGGTTGCCGTGGGAGGAGACGAGCACGCGGTGCCACACGCTCTTGTACCGCCCGTTGCTGAGAACCTCGATCTGATCCCCGGTGTTGATCACGATGGAGTGCTTCACCGGCTGCACGTCGACCCACTTGCCGTCCTTCAGGATCTGGAGGCCGCCGACCTCGTCGTCCTGGAAGAGGAGGATGACTCCGCCGGCGTCGGTGTGGGCGCGGAGGCCGTCGACGAGGTCGAGCCGCGGGCAGGGAGGGTAGTGACTCACTTTGGTCCCGAAGAAGGGCTCGTGCTCGCCGTTTGCGGAGAATGCTCTGCTTATGTAGCCCCTCTCCAGTCCCAGGTTCTCGTCCATGGCTTCCATTACTCTCTCGGCTAACTTCCTCAGCTCTTTCCTGTACTCCCTCATCGTCTCCCTGAAAAGTTAGCCAAGAAGCATCAGTGACTCGATCCATTGAACTTCTCTCCTTTGATTCCTCGTCCTTGTGTTCTTACTTGAACTCAGGGGGATTAGATGGCCAGGGCTTATCATCTTGGAGGACGAACACATCCTCCCAATCGACGTCGTTCAGCCGCTCCACATTCCCTCCCTCACTTTCTTCCTCGACCAACTTGTTCAGCAGCTGCACGGGGTTTGATTCCTTGAAGCTCTCCTGTCGCAACTTGTAGCACGCAGAACAGACCTTCTTCACACGTTCAAGAAGCTCCACTGGAATGCCATGGTTCGCCAGCTGCAGATGCAAAACACTGGTTAGAAGACGTCCAAGAGAAGAAACCATTACACTCACCAACTGCAAGCTAACGAACCTGAAAGAAGCCCCACTCTTCACATCCATTAGCAATCTGGGCCAGGGTTTCAGCCCTCTCCTCGCCATCCACCTTCGAGAAATCAATGACTGGAATCATGATGCCTCAAAGCTACAGAAGACTGGGAAACACCTTTCTGCAATGGATGTGAAGGAATGGAAGGCCTATGGGGGGGTTTTTATAGTGCAAACATCGTGGATGTCAACTACTGGTTTATATCTAAAGGAAACCCGATCATCATTTCGGCCGCTGTTCTTAATCTGCTCCATGAGTCGGCAAGTGAATGAATTCATTGAACGTGCACTGGTCGTCTGATCATGTCACAGACTCCATCATCATCACCCCCATAACTCACGAACACTAACAGAGCTGGACCATTCCCTTTGTCATGCACATCCATGCCGCTCTGTCCTACGCATCAGTGACACCGCTGACAGCCCCTCACGTCTCTTCTCCACCCTGCATGGGAACAAGTGTTGTTGCTTGTTGTAGCCATCTGAAAGGTAGCTGCACATCTGCAGTGGTCACATGAGATAGACCATTAATTATTGGTGCTTCTGAGGCCCTCATCGAAACGTAACATTTGATCATTCACAGCATCTTGAGGTTGCTGCATTCGGTGTTCATGTTGGCAGTTGTCCGAGCATCCCGCTGCCGACTTCTCATGTGtcccaaacccccccccccccccccggcccTCTTGACTTGTTCCGCTTCCAAACAATGATATCCCTTCCATCTTCTGCAGAGATGACTTCGGTGGATTAAAGAACAAATCATTAATTTCTACGTCAAATAAGGCTTCTGACACACAAAACTGGTAACACGTCTTCAGAATACACACACAAAACAGCTCATCCTCTGAAGAACAGCTGCAGCCAACAGAGAAGAGAAAGATACATTACTCTTACCTCAATGCATTTATTATCTGACGGAGAGAAGAAAGCCAAATGGATGCATCTACAGTAACTCTTACCTAATCCTGCAAACTGCCACCAGTTCTGCCGGTGGGTCCAAGTGCCCATCACCTTGGTTGCTGTCTCCATCGTCGTGAACTCATTCTTTGTGCTTCATTGAAGACTGGGATCCAAGAAG is from Musa acuminata AAA Group cultivar baxijiao chromosome BXJ1-6, Cavendish_Baxijiao_AAA, whole genome shotgun sequence and encodes:
- the LOC103974594 gene encoding 1-aminocyclopropane-1-carboxylate oxidase-like, coding for MAIPVIDFSKLEGKERAETLARIANGCQEWGFFQLVNHGIPVELLERVKKVCSECYRLRAEGFKASKPVQLLNKLVEEESDAADAKPLDNVDWEDVFLLQDDNEWPANPPEFRETMKEYREELRKLAEKVMEVMDENLGFEKGSIRNSFSGNGEHQPFFGTKVSHYPPCPRLDMVNGLRAHTDAGGVILLFQDDQVGGLQILKDGQWIDVQPVANAIVINTGDQIEVLSNGRYKSVWHRVLTTSDGNRRSIASFYNPSLKATIAPGTNKDDSATALYPKYVFGDYMDVYVKQKFLAKEPRFAAVTAV
- the LOC135676216 gene encoding 1-aminocyclopropane-1-carboxylate oxidase-like; this encodes MIPVIDFSKVDGEERAETLAQIANGCEEWGFFQLANHGIPVELLERVKKVCSACYKLRQESFKESNPVQLLNKLVEEESEGGNVERLNDVDWEDVFVLQDDKPWPSNPPEFKETMREYRKELRKLAERVMEAMDENLGLERGYISRAFSANGEHEPFFGTKVSHYPPCPRLDLVDGLRAHTDAGGVILLFQDDEVGGLQILKDGKWVDVQPVKHSIVINTGDQIEVLSNGRYKSVWHRVLVSSHGNRRSIASFYNPSLKATIAPATKLVASQPREVGASYPEFVFGDYMDVYMKQKFLPKEPRFQAVAAAL